The DNA window TGGCAGTGATTTGGAGATGGGGTGTCTGTAGTTGGGCTTAGAATCTTGGTAAATCCAGTTGTGTGGTCTTGAGTATTAAGGTTCTCAAAGTAATAAGGCAGCACAATTCTATGAGAATACGTGGGTTAGGATCTAGCCATTGCTTTCGTGTGATGGTCTTGCATAAGCTGCTTGAACAGCAAAATATCTTCGCAGTCTACATGGATTTCAAGGACGAAATTGCAGATTATAGGGATCTTCTTATCAATTACGCTCAAGCGATGACCACTAccttcttttctgaattttagCGCTATTGAAGCATTCAGCAGAAGTTTTTAAGGGCTCAAGCGCATAGAATTGCGTAGATCTAATTTAAAATAGCAGAGATTCTATGAATAAACAGATTCGGAGAATACGCGAAGAATAACATAAAGTTACTGACTGTAGTAATTGTATCCCGTTAATCCAATGATAGCACTACGTTTATAAACATTCTTGCTCCCCAGCAGCAACTGCATCATATGAAGGCAGAAACGCAGTGTAGAAGGTTGAACAGGTTCATAAAGGCGCATTGCTTAAGTTTTAGCATGGTTTGGACTTATTCATTCTTGAATCCATTACTTCCTCTTGTTTTGTGccctcctttcattttttggtcTCTCAACTTAAAACGGGATTAATGAATTACGTGTACTTTATAGGCGACTGTGTCAGATCCGACCGACGGAACTCCCTCAGCCGATTCTGTGCAGCACCGTACTGCTGGGTCAGAGGGCgatgatgacgatgatgaTCAATGCGACGAATGGGAAAGGTACCAGTGGATGATCTTTTCAACgttcatttctatttattttattcttatttttttattgttatataGACACGAGGCTCTCTATGATGATGTTACGGAACAAGATCGGACAAAGCCGCGAAagtatgaagaagaaatggagatCGTTTGGGAAAAAGGAGGCCCAGGCTTAGTTTGGTACACCGACAAGAACTACTGGGATAAGCGAGAAAAAGGTTTGCAAATAATCAACTTGAGTATACTATTGGCTGTGCCGTTTCTTATTATGCTTCTGTTTTAGATAGAAAACCTGTAGATAAAGTGAAAACTAAGGCATTTTGGAAGAAACTCGAAATTTTGgaattgattttcaaaaaaaaaaatactgagctTTAAGGAAGCCTTCTCAAGGCATCTTGACTGTTTCACACTGTATTACAAATATCACTACTGTATCACAAATCTTTAcacatttaatttttccctACTGAATTGTGATTCATTGAATGAGATTTTCAAGGATTCCACTGGGTTTGAACCAtttttacatacatacagtTTTGACTTAGTCGCACATCGAGAACCTCTGGCGAAGATTTTTGGCATCGTCAAAGAGGAAATAGAACTTTAGAATAGCCATCGTTCTATAGTTATTTCTCAAAGCATCACAGCAGCTTCTTTAGGAAGCGACTGTGATTGGGCTTGGGCAGATGATTGGGACGTTGATTATTCGGTGTACTACGAAGGTAAATCGACGGGTACAAGGGATGCTCGCGATGCTGTAGAAATGAGGGAAGACGAAGAACggaggtatttttttcttgacaattcttcttttcttttgctacTTTGGAACAATATGAAACAATTTGAGGACTGGAAAATTGATCGAATCCGTTTTTACAAAGAAAAGCAAGGCACCGCGTGCTTCACGAAAGCGGCGGAACAGCGACTCGGACGTCATCAACATTGAGCAGTATTCCAAAGGAATTGGAAGCAAGCTCCTGGGAATGTATGTTATTTTAAGCATATTTCTTTGACACCATACTTACATCCAGTTTTATTTTTGGGTTTCAGTGATAAAAAGagattgaaattaaaaataaagcacAAAACCTctaaaatttacatttatagCATGGGTTGGAAACCAGGGTCTGGATTAGGACGGTTGCAACAGGGTCGAGTGCATCCTGTCGCAATTCAGCTGGAAGAGGACAGTCAAAGcggttttgaaaagaaaggttTTGGATACCATGGAGAACGGATGCAGCGTACTGGA is part of the Necator americanus strain Aroian chromosome V, whole genome shotgun sequence genome and encodes:
- a CDS encoding hypothetical protein (NECATOR_CHRV.G17443.T3), whose protein sequence is MEIPRRCFASAVKVAKSSEDSSDYINDADLRQMIELRPPSLMPRGNVGTPSEYFLEQIRLCRLPPSLIPKLGIEVTRRRRKYDSVPFHYSSERSGGSEQEATDIVEHPSGARDLLGRNIKRKELADEEQSIRDQATVSDPTDGTPSADSVQHRTAGSEGDDDDDDQCDEWERHEALYDDVTEQDRTKPRKYEEEMEIVWEKGGPGLVWYTDKNYWDKREKGSDCDWAWADDWDVDYSVYYEGKSTGTRDARDAVEMREDEERRTGKLIESVFTKKSKAPRASRKRRNSDSDVINIEQYSKGIGSKLLGIMGWKPGSGLGRLQQGRVHPVAIQLEEDSQSGFEKKGFGYHGERMQRTGFMTVKKPHSIASRFDAITDAVPTPHKRLGNVATGDVLFRRAEPTIMKYRPIVKEVNK